TCCAGTTGTTTTTTGACGGACATATTAGTCCAAGGAATTGGTCTCTTCCACGTAGTTCGGCACCCAACCGCTCATATCCTGAAAGTAACGAACCGCTTTGATTCTTTTTTTATCGTCCAAATAAAACCAATGATTCGTGTTTCTTGGAACGGAGATAAAATCGTTTTTTACGACATGAACAAGAAACTTCTCGCCTTTCAATACAAAACCGAAAACGCCGGAACCATCCACGATATATCTCACCTCCTCGTCGGTGTGATAGTGAACTCGGTCGAATTTAGCAAGCATGTCGTTTAATCCCGCAATGTTCGGATGTAATACGATCAGGTCTCTAGATTGGTAACCTTCCTTTTCTTTGAGAGTTTCGAAACGATCATCCAGTTTTTTTAAAAGTTCCTCTTTTTCGACATCGGCAAGCACTTCCTTATCTGTCAAATTCACTGCGT
The DNA window shown above is from Leptospira mayottensis 200901116 and carries:
- a CDS encoding 1,2-dihydroxy-3-keto-5-methylthiopentene dioxygenase: MATIVRQKGLAPIEETSEVKSFLKERGIDYDHWKVPSNAVNLTDKEVLADVEKEELLKKLDDRFETLKEKEGYQSRDLIVLHPNIAGLNDMLAKFDRVHYHTDEEVRYIVDGSGVFGFVLKGEKFLVHVVKNDFISVPRNTNHWFYLDDKKRIKAVRYFQDMSGWVPNYVEETNSLD